TTAGTTAACCTTATAAGTACCTTTGAAAAAAGCACATTTAGAACAGTGCACCATGGTAACATTAACATAAACATTCACTTAGGAATAGATTTGTTACTGGGTGTCATTATATATATAGATAATATGTATATTCAAACAGCAGGTGAATTCCCTAATTGCTTACTCTGGGTAAAGCTCCCACTAATTTCCGTAGGTTTTCTTTCACTCAAATACTAAATAAGAACTTCCTTGCCTTGGTTGATCAAAAGGTTTAGACCATACCATGCACTCAGTAACACATGCTTTTACAAATCAAAGTTCCCACAAACCTCAAGCAGCAGTAACTCTCTAAAAAATATCAAGCCAAAAAAATTCATGCATTTGAACTCCAAGAATTACCTACATCAAAGTATGCAGCGAACATATCATCTGATTCTGTGAACATATCAGGAGCTAGCAGTTTCTTCTGAGCTGaaccttaaaataaaatttagattaCTCAACATGAAAAAGAAGACAAACTCTGTTACCAGCATCATTTGTTACTTGGTATCTTTATAATATAATCTAAGATCAGTAAGTTGACAAACAGGTAACTCTACTCATGTTTCTAGCAAACacaattttacattttagaaatacaaaactCAGATTGGGCAAGTTCTTAAAATCACTAAAAAATTTACACCTCCTTGAAAAATCAAGTCTAATAGCTTTAAAACCACtcacacagcagaaagaaaaaagtacataCTTACATGATCCCTACAGATAATTACTATATATGtgtaaaaagaaacataaaatgcCTGTGTATCACGCTTTTGATACACATGTTCAGGCTCTTCTGCTAATCACAAGGTGGTTTActaaaaaacaaagctgtaaaGCCCAGAAGTTATTTCTCTGGAAAGTGTTTTCTTCAACCCTGCCAAAAAGGACCTTTCGTGTAGCTTTTAGTCAAAGACAATGTTAACTATTATGTTTAAGAGAAACATTTGCAATGTGGGCAAGATGATCCCTTTCTCACCTTttaatgatctttaaagtcccaAAGACATTTTACTTGGTTGATaagataaaagcaaagaaaattaaattaagtaCATGTTAGTGAGAGCAAGTAAACTTCATACTATTTCATAACACATATTACAGTAGCATCCCTTCATGATCATGGTAAATCACAGACACTCCCTTTAGGGTTTTAAGCAATGGAGAAAGATAAATGCTTAAGCTCAGATGCTTCATGTCTCATGATACATATAGCTGACCACTTCCATATAAAATAGCTAGACTGAAATATTCTGGTTTCAGGGTCAAAATCTTGTCCATCATTCTGACACCATTGTTTTGAGACATGGACACTTCCAGCAACTTCctcaaattttcttcttagttcCAGTTACTGACACTTGTACTGGGCTACAATGAGTTAATAAGTAGTTCCTGGGCAACTTACTATCCTGCctctaataaataaaaaccgGCTCTTACAAAAAGAGATGACCCACTACTTACACCCGTTGTTACAGCCACCAACAACCCAGAACTCTATGAGTATATGAGAATTCTCAGATTTGAGTGTAATAAACCTTTTCATATCTTAAAAATGTCTACACAGTTAACTGTTTCTATTTTATACTCTACTGGACAAAATTAGAAAGCAGTACACGCCTCTGACAGCAAGGGAAAAAGATACTGTCTTTTAGAAGACTAAGGCTAGAGCTGTGGTATGCAAAGAGAGTAAAGTTTGTAAGTGTTCCTTCCACCTACGTTCAGGAGAACAATCTGAAAACATACTGCCCAAGGGAACACCAGGacaaagcacagagcagcacgCCAGTCCTaaagaaatgcagctttgaTACTTCAAAGAGAAGTATCCACTAGAAGGTAGCATATTTAGCCCCCGAGGATACATCTAGTGCTTGACATGAAATACAAGCTAACTCCAACTACTTCCAGCAGGGTTGAGCAGGTTTCACAGCCCTTGTTAAAGAGAGTGCTGGTGCAATTAAACTGTAAAGGGAACTAGCTCAATTATGTCCACACAACAACTAGTCACACCTTTTGACTACCAGGAAGATGTACACTAATCCACTTTCAACAGACAAAAATaaccaaccaacccaaaacaagTCCTCCCAGACTTTCAATATTACAGGCAGCACCAAGAGATGCTCTATGGTCCACTTGTCACAGCAGGTACTTTTCAAGTTGTATGCCAagatatatttaatttcagtgttGTTGTACAATAGATTATGtgcagggaagaagaggaggaaatagGCATTTCTTCAGCAAGAACTTATTCCACTAAAATGTTTTTACCATCAATTACTCTGAAAAGCCTTCATCATTCTAATTTACTACACACCCACCTATATTATTCCCACACAGTGGctttgaccaaaaaaaccaaaatggacCAAAGGGGTATGGTTTCCAATGCATCCCAAAATAAAGACTAGGACTATATTAAGCTTCTAAGAAACCAACATGTGTAAGTGAGATGAAAAATTTGGAAGTTAAAAAGGGTGATTCTTAACTATAAAGACACACATCCTTATTTGCTCTTCCAAATTTACAGAATGAATGTTCTTAAGAATTATCAGAAATACACAGAGCATGGTCCATTCATACCATCCTCCTCAATGAgcaagctttattttaatgttacgTGTTAAGATCTATAATATTCATGGAAACATTCTCAAATTCTATCAAAAAAATCAATCTACTTCCAAGTCTGAGAGCATATAAGAAACTAAGCAGGATGTTTCTTTTGTAGTGCTCTGCTTAGGAGATGAGCTTTCATAAATTGTGCTATACAGTGAATTTTCAGATTCTTACCATTATTCTGCTCAACTGTCATGAGGTTGTGCTTGGCTTTTACTGATGCCTCAAATGTATCCACATTTTCCCGTTCATACTCCTTAACATCAGCAGCTACTCTTTCTAGGATGTCATCTGGCGAATTTGAGCGACTACGAGTACTACTTTGAGGACTGCTTGGTTCAGATGGTACAGATATATTGCTGTCTTCTGTCTGGCCTTTGTATTTCTAAAAGGAAATTGAATTATTAATCTCACTATCACAGTGTatcacattttaaacatttttatactCTTGCTTTCAACAGTTTGTGCTAAACCTTAATCTTTGCTTTCCATAGCCACCTACAACTCTGATGGCAACATATTTGCAGAATGGGATAACTCATTTTGTCACAATGCACCACAGCCCCGTTCAtaaaagaagactgaaaaattcATATGTGCCCTTTAGGCTTTTACATTCCGGTAAAAACCTATTACTGTTGaagattattttgttctgtgtgaCAAAACATGAGTACCAACAGATTTACTACTAAAGCATTCTAGCACAATAGTTGTGAAATAAGGTCTTTAAGGAAAAATTTATTATCTTACATCCTAGAATCTCCTACATTTTTATTAGCGTTATGGTACAGAAAAGCAGGTTTTAgattcagattttttatttgaattggAAACCCCGTTCATTCATTCATTCTTGTCGAAAAAATTCCAGATGCACTAAAGTTCAAGATAAAAccttaacaattttttttttttaacttaggTAGTATGAAATGTATACactataaaaatgtttcttgtatACACGTCACTtcaaaaagaagttaaaaatcaaACCGAATCAATGCTGACACCACTCACTTATCAAGGTCAAAGTATTCAATAACACAAGTAGAGGTTTCCTATTtagagaaagcagctctgtaATTTACTTCCTGCATGGACCAACGACAGGTGTTAACTGGCCTTTAAAAGTAATACACTTCATCTGGTTTTACTCAGTCATAGCTCTGAAGGATATTACAACGGGTTTTGCATAAAAGTCAAATGATGAACAGTATCTTGTAACCAGCACATTGTAACCAGCATTTTCATAACTAAATATTTAGTAAATATGCTACAGCATTTTGCCTACTATGTCCTGTGTGCCAAATCCcaactttatttaaatataccaagcttttgctgcagaaagaatTCCCTTTAGCCAGAACTCCCTTTCAGTGGCCTCAATCACCTACTACCTGTCACTACCAGGAATAAGAAGTCCATGCCTTTAAAGTCACACATGTAACTGAACACAGTATCTACCTTCACAAAGAGGAAACTCATGTCAGTGGCTTTATGAAGGTTTGGAAACGGACAAGGAcaacttttatttaaacaaactgACCAGTTAGGTTAACTGATTTGTAACTTAATGTTAAAATGACATTATGCTATCAGTGGTGCAGCTACAAAGAAAACCTTCAgattaagataatttaaaaaccttttttaagATGTCACAGGACTGTCAGAGAATGTTTAACCGTATCACAAAAACAACTTATAGAAAAGTTGCTTCTTAAAAGCAATGCTGTTGCAATATAAGTGCAAAGTTTAAATGACACTAATATTGACAATgaattaattggaaaaaatataGTAGTTAATTACTATCGTAATGTAGGAGTATGCTAAGAGACTTTATCACATTTTACACTAAAGCATAAAATAAGTTTCTGTAACCCACATGATAATATAACTGTGTACCTGAACAATTGCTTGCCGCTGTAACCTTCTTTGTCTTATCTCTGCTTCTTCATCCTCTTCTTCCAAATCAAAGTCTTCAAGACTAGAAAAATACAATTACTTGCTATAGAACATCAAAATCATAAGAGTAACTACCAAATTTTACCAAATACAGTTCTTTGACATAGAAAGCATGCAATATATTAAACAACAGCTGTTCAACTgactcagaaagaaaagattaaatCCCAGTGTATGTGTTTACATCTTCTTACAAAGAACAGTTCTCCTTTGGTATCTCTCTAGGACTTAGATCATTCTTCCTTGATAATTTGATTAAGAATGCATACTCTTGTGCAATTGGATTAAGTGGATATTTagcaattataaaataatttgcagatgGCAATTAATcctttcagctgtttttcctcAAGCAATAAGCTTGAGGACACGGACCAATTATTTTTACCAGATACTGATCCAGTAGAACTTAGAAACCAAACAACGTATCATCCCCTCAAGTATGCCCACTAGCCAATAcatcttgttttttcttgcataCTCCAAAGTTTTCCATATCAACCCAACAGTAATTTGTCAAGATCAGAAGTACTAAAACATGATAAAGGTTTTAGATAACAGTCCAAAAACCACAGCATGAAGATACATGTCTGCTCATTCTCCTTATCCGGGCATCTGCATTTTTAGATAATCAGTGCAAGTTAGAAATTAATTCTTACTTTTCATCCGATGAAGACTCCTGTTCAGCTTTCATACCCTCAGAAAGACTACCTTTAAATTTGTCTTCTTTAACTTTGCTTCTGCTCCTACGTCTATGGCCACCACGTGACCTGGACCTCCTTCGAAGGCGAGATCTACTTCTTCGGCCTCTATCCCTGGTAACAATAAgagggggtttgttttggtttgatttttctcaagaaaagaaggaaaacctaTTCACAAAACATAAAGGTACAGAACGACTCCAGAATTGGAACGATTGCATTTATGGAGGACAAAATGAATTCAACTATGCTAGCACACTTAAATGTGGACCAAAAAATGCATCATCCTTTTACACATAAGAtagtaatatttattattttagtaatattttacaaaatatgttttaaaatgcagcatgtCCTTACCTCCTCCGAGGAGACCTGCTCCGCCTTCTTGGAGATCGGCTACGCCGAAGTGGTGAACGAGATCTCCTTCTAATGGGGGTTCGAGACCTTCTTCTGGATGGAGACCACCTACTGGGTGGGCTAACATCTTTTGATCTCTCACGTCTAGACAAAATATCATCTCTGGTCCGTGTTCTTAAAATAGAGGAAGAGAATGGTAGTAAATCAGGAGCAAGCTGAAAGCAAATACCAATTCATTTTAAGAGCTCACTTTAAAATCTTACTGCAGGTGAGGGACCAGCAGACGGGCTTTCTGAGGAAAGGATGAGTaactgtgctgcagagctggctgccctGCTTGCCCACCCTGAGAAATATATGCCCATACACAGGCCTAGTTCAGGACAACTCTGGAAATGGAGCTTGTTAACCACTATCACTAAGCAAAGAGAGACTTTAAAACAAAGCTTCTGTTACAGTCTTACATAAACAGTGGCCTGTTCTCATGTTTATCAGAAACAGTActtaaacaataaataaaacctcaaaACTGATTCCTGGGAATTTTCTCAGCAACTTTACAACACAGTACTGAAATTTAGGGCCATGCTACTCCACAGCAATTACTTTAATGTCTATTTCAATTAGGGCACAAGAATTCAATGGCTTCAGTACTTCACAAACTCTTAACACAGCAGctgaaaactaaaattattAATCAAGATGTAGACTAACCctcctcaaattaaaaaaataatttaagtttgGCATCGTATACTATTCAAAATTTGTTCCTTCTCGTCTATACAGATTCACaattatttgagaaaaaaataatccttgctGGGACAACTACAATAAGAAGCTTAATTGTACTCCACAACAGCAAGACCTCAATCAAAAATTGGAAAGGacagaagttaaaaatactTGACAACTATTTGGCAAGAGAAATTCTTGCAAAGTATTTCCACACCACTGTCCAAAGAAAGCATTGCTACTCTATTTCTTCCCCTAcgcttcctttttttttttctttaaaaatcaaaggagGACAAATTATTTCAGGTGTTTTCTCATCAACGAACAAAATTTCTTTGATCTGAAAGAATAATTCTATTGTGcaacagttttttgtttgtttagagaCTGTTACATCAGCTTCTGTTACCTTAGCTAGGTATAATGACCAGGCATACAGAACTGATGCAAAATAGTGGACAgtgggacagaaaaaaacatttatgcaCACACAGGGGTACTGACAGTTTCTACAAGAAATTACTGTAGACTCAAATGCTGGAGCAGTCCGGTCCTTTTAACCCATTTAATTTATGTTATGTTCTTGTGAacaatattacaaaaaaaaaaccacaggatGAACAGACAGTTCCAGATTTCCTGGCTAACAAAGTGGTTGTACTGCCAAAACCCAATACAGGTAACtaaaaattttaaatcagttcAGGGGTCACAGGgataaaaagcagaagctgctaAAGAGTTCATAGTAACGTAATGAGTAACTTCAGTCAAAGACCTGAGAAGTATTTTACACAATACAAACACTggaaacaaacatgaaaaataaaatgaacaggaattattttttgGTTAAAACTGCTCATTAAAGCTCCTGCAATTCTCTGGCAGCCTCAGTAATCACAGGTAGTTAAAGCTGCAACATAGACTGAGTTAGTTCAGGATGTCCCACAATTTGTGCTGAGTTGCAtatatttaaagcagaaaagattTCTTAGTTGTACAACACTCACATGCTGCTCACCAGTGTTACAGAAGTTTGATTTTTATAGCAAAACTATAGACACGTGCACCTCTTGAAAGCAATAAGATAAACTGCTAGCATTTACAATAGTTGTTTAATCTGGTTAACACCACTGGGGCCAACATCCAAGGTACCTGCAGTATTGCTAAACTGTAGTAGAGATAAATAAACTGATGTGACTGTAGAAGATACCCCAGATACTTAAATCCAGAGTAACCTTCAGTGATGCAAGCAGAAAAACTTTCACCTTTATTAGGTGCTTGTTTACTGAGCTAGAGCTTTGTGGTTCAAAGACATGGTTTGAAATTCATACTTCTATGTTCTTAATTCTTGGAGTGGGTGAAACAAAACTCCATGATAACGTTTGAAATTATTCATTATCCAAAAGTAATGATGAACTCTTCTGTCTGTTGAAGTTCTTACATTTAATGAATTAACTTCCAAAAATTTATACACCTATGCTTGGGAACTTATCATTCAGGCCTAATCAGCTTCAGAGAAAGCAATGCTAATAATTATCATCTCATAATTTATATTAAACCTCAAGGTAACTGCTTTCATAAGCTaaattgtcttaaaaaaaaaagttaagactaaaaattaattttaaaaattcaagacTTTCTCCTTTAAGTGCATGCAAAGTATGGTAATGATATACAACAAACCAATAATGAAGCAACACGACCATATCCctagcaaatgaaaaatacaaaaaaaaaattaagaaaaaaattactgtgagaAGGACATACTAGTGTAAAAGATTTGGTTACATTCCCTAAAGCAACAGAactaagaaacaaaagagaagccAAATTCTGAATCTAACTGAATCATGAAAAAGGAGATCCTGAGCTACAGAACTTGTTCCCAGTGATGGTGTGAACAGCAAACAACTCAGCACTTCAACAATGAAAGCTGAGTTTGTATGTGTGACAGCTAGGGTGGGGAggcaagatttttaaaaacctgaataTATACAAAGAAAACTCATAACACACAATCCgattaccttttaaaatagctATTTTCACAATAAAGCAAAGTGATAAACATCAAACAAGAAGACAGTTAATCCTGTAATGCATTTTTGTGATGGTTCATTACATCTTTTaagttacctgggagaagaaagaCGCCGCCTTTCTGattctcttcttttcctttctgcagacCTACTCCTCACTCTTCTAACTGGAGACCGGGTTCGAGAGGGTGATTTACTCTGTTTAGATCTACGATCATTAAAGAGAGGCGATCTGCTTCTTCTTGACTTCTCACGTTGTTTGGGAGATAAGCTTCTTCCTTTTGGGCTACGTCCAGGTCGTCTAGGGgacctgttttctttccctgaagaAGCATCTTTAGAAGGAGATTtaattggctttttttctttgtcagtcTCTGATCTCCTAGGTTTTCTATCTTTGGACCGTGATCTTCTATCTTTGGATTTGCTTCTTAGTTCTATTGGAGATTTAGATTTTCTACCACGATCTctacttttgttttcatttacaaCTGGAGACTTTCTGCGATCTCTTGACTTACTTTTATCATCAGCCTTAGTTCTGTCCTCTGGGGGAGACttagattttctgtttttctcctgagaTCGCCTTTTGAGCATTGGAGACCTGGATTTTCTTGTCTGATCTTGAGATTTACTTCTCTTGTAAGGGCTTTTGgatttcctcctctctttcgACTTGCTTCTAGTTGTCTTCTCTTTGATTCCATCAACTCCTACCTTGCCTTTCTTTTTGTCAGATCTGTGCCTAGTCCTTTCTTTTGATTCACTCTTACTTCCTTTCTTGGAACTAGTTTTATTGTCCACAGGTTCTAGTTTCCCCTTAGTGTTTGACTTAGCTGTAGCTTTTGTTCCATTTCGTACTTTTTCATTAATCTCCCCCTCCTCTTCAGATCCTGACTCATAACCTTGTAATATTAATCCCATCCCAGACTGGACTTTTCCTTCCATTAATTCATTTTCAAGCTCAGCTTTCAATAATGCTCTTTGTTTCTCCAAGTCTTCCAGAGGAGCtaaaaaatcaattttagtTCTTTTAGCTGGTCCATCTTCCTTGTCAGAGGCATCAGCTACCTCTTTCCGTTTATGTTTCTtatgtttgtgtctgtgtttatGTTTTTTGTCCTTATCTTCTTCTGAAGAATGTTTATGTTTCTTGTGTTTACTTCggtgtttgtgtttcttttttttgtgccGGCTGTGCTTGTTCTGAGGTTGGTCTGCCTCTGATACTTCcccatttt
This Apus apus isolate bApuApu2 chromosome 2, bApuApu2.pri.cur, whole genome shotgun sequence DNA region includes the following protein-coding sequences:
- the PRPF4B gene encoding serine/threonine-protein kinase PRP4 homolog; this translates as MAAAAEPEQRAPEVEDADASEKSVNEENGEVSEADQPQNKHSRHKKKKHKHRSKHKKHKHSSEEDKDKKHKHRHKHKKHKRKEVADASDKEDGPAKRTKIDFLAPLEDLEKQRALLKAELENELMEGKVQSGMGLILQGYESGSEEEGEINEKVRNGTKATAKSNTKGKLEPVDNKTSSKKGSKSESKERTRHRSDKKKGKVGVDGIKEKTTRSKSKERRKSKSPYKRSKSQDQTRKSRSPMLKRRSQEKNRKSKSPPEDRTKADDKSKSRDRRKSPVVNENKSRDRGRKSKSPIELRSKSKDRRSRSKDRKPRRSETDKEKKPIKSPSKDASSGKENRSPRRPGRSPKGRSLSPKQREKSRRSRSPLFNDRRSKQSKSPSRTRSPVRRVRSRSAERKRRESERRRLSSPRTRTRDDILSRRERSKDVSPPSRWSPSRRRSRTPIRRRSRSPLRRSRSPRRRSRSPRRRDRGRRSRSRLRRRSRSRGGHRRRSRSKVKEDKFKGSLSEGMKAEQESSSDENLEDFDLEEEDEEAEIRQRRLQRQAIVQKYKGQTEDSNISVPSEPSSPQSSTRSRSNSPDDILERVAADVKEYERENVDTFEASVKAKHNLMTVEQNNGSAQKKLLAPDMFTESDDMFAAYFDSARLRAAGFGKDFKENPNLRDNWTDAEGYYRVNIGEVLDKRYNVYGYTGQGVFSNVVRARDMARANQEVAVKIIRNNELMQKTGLKELEFLKKLNDADPDDKFHCLRLFRHFYHKQHLCLVFEPLSMNLREVLKKYGKDVGLHIKAVRSYSQQLFLALKLLKRCNILHADIKPDNILVNESKTILKLCDFGSASHVADNDITPYLVSRFYRAPEIIIGKIYDYGIDMWSVGCTLYELYTGKILFPGKTNNHMLKLAMDLKGKMPNKMIRKGVFKDQHFDQNLNFMYIEVDKVTEREKVTVMSTINPTKDLLADLIGCQRLPEDQRKKVHQLKDLLDQILMLDPAKRISINQALQHAFIQEKI